A single window of Gossypium arboreum isolate Shixiya-1 chromosome 13, ASM2569848v2, whole genome shotgun sequence DNA harbors:
- the LOC108489389 gene encoding protein IQ-DOMAIN 29-like: protein MGKSPAKWIKTLLLGKKSSKSSFSKGKEKLKSANKGEVLVSSKVTVSDLSVDPPSISAPILVNSARNVVDSEKGIPAQLPNDGANIPSPKVDGNDATTGNFGNPENPDRIGLDPAAVTVQAAFRGYLARRAFRTLKGIIRLQAVIRGHLVRRQAVATLCCTWGIVKLQALARGQKVRCSDIAMEIQEKHLRLLQGSKSSDSIGVSTSSKVKNLSNNVFVQKLLASSPSVLPLQLQYVPEEPNSSWQWLLRWTMSHFWVSPLKPVRSGKTKRSIQKLSNAKVVNGSSHSTLEHEKNKRGLRRVSGNSAADSVRKHPQNELERVKRSLRKLSDSSKEVSDKSEVFNEKTKKTLKKTSNSNDPDFSEQESAEKIRDVTATLSELSILEADLKMSLEDPSLGEPNVCPAVDLSPAENNRKLEVIEELISKDEQVGDESSNTSQRRASFPAKIDNQANGLNLMPKVPSYMAPTESAKARLRGQGSPMFTPEAVDKNGLNRRYSLPSSTNSNTSSQSPHGQRRVRVAGKGANISDKSQSSSKDANDKVVRAEWRR from the exons ATGGGAAAATCTCCAGCAAAATGGATCAAGACCTTACTTCTTGGGAAGAAATCTTCAAAGTCCAGTTTCTCAAAAGGAAAAGAGAAGCTG AAATCTGCAAATAAAGGTGAGGTTTTGGTTTCTTCCAAGGTGACTGTGTCTGACCTATCAGTGGATCCTCCATCAATTTCAGCACCTATTCTAGTGAATAGCGCTAGGAATGTGGTGGACTCTGAGAAGGGTATACCTGCCCAATTGCCAAATGATGGGGCAAATATTCCATCTCCAAAAGTGGATGGAAATGATGCCACAACTGGTAATTTTGGTAACCCAGAAAATCCTGATAGGATTGGGCTTGACCCAGCTGCTGTGACGGTACAGGCTGCTTTCAGAGGTTATCTG GCTCGCAGGGCATTTCGAACCCTCAAGGGCATTATAAGGCTGCAAGCAGTTATTCGTGGTCACTTGGTTAGAAGACAAGCTGTTGCTACTTTATGCTGTACATGGGGAATTGTTAAGTTGCAAGCACTAGCTCGTGGTCAAAAGGTCAGATGTTCAGATATTGCCATGGAAATACAAGAAAAACATCTAAGACTGCTTCAG GGTTCTAAAAGCTCGGATTCTATTGGAGTGAGCACATCTTCTAAGGTGAAGAATTTATCAAATAATGTGTTTGTTCAGAAG CTTTTGGCCTCATCACCTTCTGTATTACCTCTACAACTTCAATATGTTCCAGAGGAGCCTAACTCATCCTGGCAGTGGCTTCTACGATGGACAATGTCACATTTTTGGGTATCCCCTTTAAAACCAGTTAGGAGTGGAAAGACAAAACGAAGTATTCAGAAACTGTCCAATGCAAAAGTTGTTAATGGATCTAGTCATTCTACCTTGGAGCATGAAAAAAACAAACGAGGTCTGAGGAGAGTTTCTGGCAACTCAGCAGCAGATTCAGTTCGGAAGCATCCACAAAATGAGCTTGAGAGGGTTAAGCGCAGTTTACGAAAGCTTTCTGACTCTTCAAAGGAGGTTTCTGATAAGTCTGAAGTTTTTAATGAGAAAACAAAGAAGACTCTGAAAAAAACTTCTAATTCTAATGACCCTGATTTTTCAGAACAGGAATCCGCTGAGAAGATAAGAGATGTGACTGCAACACTATCAGAACTGTCAATTCTTGAGGCAGATCTGAAAATGTCCTTAGAAGATCCTTCTCTTGGTGAGCCTAATGTCTGTCCTGCAGTTGATTTGTCACCTGCTGAAAACAATCGTAAACTTGAGGTAATAGAGGAGTTAATCTCTAAAGACGAGCAGGTTGGTGATGAGAGCTCAAACACAAGCCAAAGAAGAGCTTCTTTCCCTGCAAAAATTGATAATCAGGCAAATGGGTTAAATCTCATGCCAAAAGTGCCCAGTTATATGGCACCAACTGAATCTGCAAAAGCTAGACTTAGGGGTCAAGGCTCCCCAATGTTTACCCCGGAGGCTGTTGATAAAAATGGGTTAAACAGGCGATATTCTCTGCCATCTTCAACCAATAGTAATACAAGTTCACAGTCCCCACATGGTCAAAGACGGGTTCGAGTAGCTGGCAAAGGTGCTAACATCAGTGACAAATCTCAATCATCCTCTAAAGATGCTAATG ATAAGGTTGTCAGAGCTGAGTGGAGGAGGTAA
- the LOC108487777 gene encoding secreted RxLR effector protein 161-like yields the protein MESCKPTNIPIAHGEKLTRNEDVEKIDERSYKSLVRCLLYLTASRLDIMFVASLLSRFMHCCNVNHLEATKRVLRYIKGTLDHGVKFMRTEKIKLLRYSDSDWVGSSEDIKSTSNYFFTLGSSVFCWSLKKQETVSQKTAEAEYVKAATVINQAIWLRKLLNDLNLKKEEATKFKCDN from the coding sequence ATGGAAAGTTGCAAACCTACGAACATCCCTATTGCTCATGGTGAGAAGCTCACCAGAAATGAAGATGTTGAAAAGATTGATGAAAGAAGCTACAAAAGCTTGGTGAGATGTCTGCTTTACTTGACAGCATCTAGACTTGACATCATGTTTGTTGCAAGTCTGTTGTCAAGGTTTATGCATTGTTGTAATGTGAACCACCTCGAGGCAACAAAAAGAGTTCTACGGTACATAAAAGGAACTTTAGATCATGGAGTGAAGTTTATGAGGACTGAAAAGATCAAGCTACTTCGGTATTCAGACAGTGATTGGGTTGGATCTTCTGAAGACATAAAAAGTACTTCAAACTATTTCTTCACTTTAGGATCAAGTGTTTTTTGTTGGAGCTTGAAGAAGCAAGAAACAGTATCACAAAAAACTGCTGAAGCTGAGTATGTCAAAGCTGCAACAGTTATAAATCAAGCCATTTGGTTGAGAAAATTGCTCAATGATTTAAATTTGAAGAAAGAAGAAGCAACAAAGTTCAAGTGTGATAACTAA